One Pseudobacteriovorax antillogorgiicola genomic region harbors:
- a CDS encoding WD40 repeat domain-containing protein — MFNYFISLVILFSLSCQRQTNEIADDILRCGPSVVPEGSYTQILSPKGTPLSGKEVKAKLYTDSNISGETLAVTEKGCVRTDTLASGWLVVNRPESSWSWKSKAESLEAKSITLEVKRASTLKLECPSSLKIGPQVDLQEVFGIPLDETSLSYQLVQDPQRQLSGYGIAEKSIKLQLNSTFQEDLGLELQVEVNDLVTLGRSQIKCPVTFDSSAPTADARLPKWAEEESLNINNKEVIKIDPNSNITLVSGDSDSQTIEYCFTPVNYQELISEDKPRECQEPETYQGGIRSNRESNSGYWQLTYRSIDDVGNVSSWSDPQYLLYYDLDKIKRIRAEASSEIRLNQETVGFESSLKNMFHAIDLYSERNSLVTQAEKEQVDFAVLKSLYESRSSDVLLVDELDVVARLAQFVGKYFIFRKGLEKLVIYNTENPSESLEFDVSGESGSDQISNITQYDDRSVIVIAGKSLYRWSEESGLVLLRNDLTGDTISGGSLTVNDEWIAYYSYELRNQAANQFVFIPRDDISKDITEPVSCVGQALQLTDDDKLYFGTSDRCSSESSLATGLRSLTIGVPGVSQVFETNFIRSISYDAEKKLLAFISNETLGIIDTKTDAILGRKAVADSLGQVGFLENGRSLAYKEGSSIKIVRLDFNLQPDEILDGGLVISSGTSASSLRTDGSSRLSTSFTGRNTSYIWSLKDWNEEFLEIVRFDEGAKLHTVEFDDPMKELVVSYSVGGDRYIGIYDISGRLKNSYSTGSQYLNFFASYKGTIVGGYKSIAGFDQDGNPIDFGAFAYKKQISGVIVDSFGRFIVSSYDGSVDRWTILNGAAKREPIHYDSSDYISQISLSSDEKLLAVTGWITGFSRIIDLDSGAVSTKISHDAKTLNFVGQSKQLSGISKDLSHFYTGDSQALMHDFRLSDAGSPQLVGFWMPSNTKGWLLSPTLGTKDGKQFGFVSLWDANFDDFMETSVQHKTHFRGAKLGNPNIGVNNGNVRATFAGHDKVSFFKDNVLYLWDLNLENQLMKTCGLVENVLKKEEHEALSKICVSMSN, encoded by the coding sequence ATGTTTAACTACTTTATCTCCCTAGTGATTTTGTTCAGCCTTTCCTGCCAGCGCCAAACTAATGAAATAGCAGATGATATTTTACGCTGTGGCCCTTCTGTAGTTCCCGAAGGCTCTTATACCCAGATTTTAAGTCCAAAAGGTACACCCCTCAGTGGCAAAGAGGTTAAAGCCAAACTCTACACTGACAGCAATATTTCAGGTGAAACGTTAGCAGTTACAGAAAAAGGCTGTGTAAGAACCGATACCTTAGCTTCAGGGTGGCTTGTTGTAAATCGACCAGAATCTAGCTGGTCCTGGAAATCGAAGGCTGAGTCTTTAGAAGCAAAATCGATCACATTGGAAGTTAAAAGGGCGTCAACTCTAAAGCTAGAGTGTCCATCAAGCTTAAAAATAGGGCCTCAAGTGGATCTCCAAGAAGTGTTTGGTATTCCCCTGGACGAAACTTCCTTGAGCTATCAGCTGGTTCAAGATCCACAGAGGCAACTATCCGGCTATGGAATTGCAGAAAAAAGTATCAAGCTGCAACTGAACTCCACTTTCCAAGAAGACTTAGGGCTAGAATTACAAGTAGAAGTAAACGACCTCGTGACACTGGGTAGGTCTCAAATCAAGTGCCCAGTGACCTTCGATAGCAGTGCCCCTACTGCTGATGCTAGGCTTCCCAAATGGGCTGAAGAAGAAAGCCTAAATATTAATAATAAAGAAGTTATCAAAATTGATCCAAATAGCAACATTACCCTAGTAAGCGGTGACTCAGATAGCCAAACAATCGAGTATTGCTTTACTCCAGTTAACTATCAGGAGCTGATATCGGAAGATAAGCCGCGTGAATGTCAGGAGCCAGAAACCTATCAAGGCGGAATTCGGAGTAATCGTGAAAGCAACTCGGGTTATTGGCAACTGACATATCGTAGTATCGATGATGTTGGAAATGTCTCATCGTGGTCTGATCCTCAGTATTTGCTTTACTATGACCTGGACAAAATAAAGAGAATTCGCGCTGAGGCTTCGTCTGAAATCCGGCTGAATCAGGAGACGGTAGGATTTGAGTCTAGTCTCAAAAATATGTTTCATGCGATCGATCTTTATAGCGAACGCAATAGCTTGGTAACGCAGGCTGAAAAGGAGCAAGTTGATTTTGCTGTACTCAAATCGCTTTATGAATCTAGAAGCAGTGACGTGCTTCTTGTTGATGAACTTGATGTCGTTGCGAGGCTAGCTCAATTTGTCGGGAAGTACTTTATTTTTCGAAAGGGACTTGAGAAGCTAGTGATCTATAACACAGAAAACCCATCTGAGTCTCTTGAGTTTGATGTTTCAGGAGAGTCTGGTAGTGATCAAATTTCAAATATCACACAGTATGATGACAGGAGTGTAATTGTTATCGCTGGGAAGAGCCTTTATCGATGGAGTGAAGAATCAGGACTCGTGCTTTTGCGGAATGACTTGACTGGAGATACTATCAGTGGAGGTAGCTTAACGGTCAACGATGAATGGATAGCTTACTATAGCTATGAACTGCGGAATCAAGCTGCGAACCAGTTTGTTTTTATACCTAGGGATGATATCAGCAAAGATATCACAGAGCCAGTTTCTTGTGTGGGTCAGGCTTTACAGCTCACTGATGACGATAAATTGTATTTTGGGACTTCCGACAGGTGTTCGAGTGAATCTTCGCTTGCAACAGGACTAAGATCCTTAACCATTGGCGTTCCGGGTGTCAGTCAAGTTTTTGAAACGAACTTTATTCGGTCAATATCTTATGATGCTGAAAAGAAGTTGTTGGCCTTTATCAGTAACGAAACTTTAGGCATAATTGATACGAAGACTGATGCTATTTTAGGTAGGAAGGCAGTAGCAGACTCATTAGGTCAAGTTGGCTTCTTAGAAAACGGTAGATCCCTTGCTTACAAGGAAGGTAGTTCCATAAAGATCGTCAGGTTAGATTTTAACCTTCAACCTGACGAGATCCTAGATGGGGGCTTGGTTATTTCCAGCGGTACTTCTGCTTCGAGCTTAAGAACTGATGGTTCTAGTCGTTTGTCAACGAGTTTTACCGGACGAAATACAAGTTACATTTGGTCTTTAAAAGACTGGAATGAAGAGTTCTTAGAGATCGTGCGGTTTGATGAGGGGGCAAAACTACACACGGTTGAATTCGATGATCCAATGAAGGAGCTTGTTGTGTCATATTCAGTGGGGGGCGATAGATACATAGGCATATACGATATATCGGGTCGCCTGAAGAACTCTTATTCAACTGGTTCGCAGTATTTGAACTTTTTTGCGTCTTATAAAGGAACTATAGTAGGTGGGTACAAGTCCATCGCTGGGTTTGATCAGGATGGGAACCCCATTGATTTTGGTGCCTTTGCCTACAAAAAGCAGATATCTGGAGTAATCGTAGACTCTTTTGGTCGTTTCATCGTATCGTCTTACGATGGGTCGGTCGATCGTTGGACGATTCTGAATGGTGCTGCAAAACGGGAACCCATACATTACGATAGTAGTGACTATATTAGTCAAATATCACTATCCTCGGATGAAAAGCTTTTAGCGGTTACAGGCTGGATAACAGGATTTTCGCGGATCATTGATTTAGATTCTGGTGCTGTGAGCACTAAGATATCTCACGATGCAAAAACACTCAACTTTGTTGGACAATCGAAACAGCTTTCAGGTATTAGCAAAGATTTGAGCCATTTTTATACCGGTGATTCTCAGGCGTTAATGCATGACTTCAGGTTGTCAGATGCAGGTTCACCTCAACTAGTGGGTTTCTGGATGCCGTCGAACACCAAAGGATGGTTGTTGAGTCCAACTTTAGGTACGAAAGACGGTAAGCAGTTTGGCTTTGTTTCATTGTGGGATGCCAACTTTGATGACTTTATGGAGACTTCAGTACAGCACAAAACTCACTTTCGAGGAGCAAAGCTTGGAAATCCTAATATCGGGGTAAATAATGGTAATGTGAGAGCTACCTTTGCTGGACATGACAAGGTATCATTCTTCAAAGACAATGTACTCTATCTATGGGATCTGAATCTTGAAAACCAGCTTATGAAAACTTGTGGGTTGGTAGAAAACGTTTTAAAGAAAGAAGAACATGAGGCACTTAGTAAGATTTGTGTTTCCATGTCAAATTAA
- a CDS encoding MFS transporter, which translates to MTLTKPGTLWLYGLGEWGPSALETFFRINLLIYCTDVLLIAPGAAGLMVAVGVIWDAITDPWIGKLSDSSLSRFGRRIPFMVLGAITLPISASLMFFVPQSSTSIYSIGFLYLLSNTSLTLINVPHSALGGDISKQDSIRQKIYAWRYLFTIVGLLSGIAIPGLLLEQDQRVQSYQAAAVIIGSIILLGTLICSWFFRDPKLQGQPQTPQRGIAQFLKLRSNHAFLILVVAYLAATIGQAINSATALYYYRYRLQLEESQTQGVLIVFTLVISLSIVIWQKLAERYDLRYLLFGSIFSLGLIGSIVYPMFPVSEVWPAYSMAVVGGILVGSIFLMDVALANVVDAGDEPDSYGRYFGFWKLSAKVSRALAIGLAGLLLEAIGFESGTKPDAETRSYLGFIFGPGVGVFFMLGAALMLKFPSTKEANKVGKGS; encoded by the coding sequence ATGACCCTGACTAAGCCCGGAACCTTATGGCTCTACGGACTCGGTGAGTGGGGCCCCAGTGCTCTAGAAACTTTTTTTCGCATCAACCTTCTAATCTATTGCACTGACGTGCTACTCATAGCACCAGGTGCAGCAGGGCTAATGGTAGCAGTAGGTGTGATTTGGGATGCAATTACAGACCCATGGATCGGTAAGCTCTCTGATTCCTCCCTAAGCCGCTTTGGACGTCGGATTCCGTTTATGGTTCTTGGGGCCATCACGCTTCCGATTTCAGCAAGCCTTATGTTTTTTGTCCCTCAGAGCAGCACTAGTATCTATTCCATTGGCTTTCTCTATTTATTGAGCAACACCAGTCTCACCCTCATCAATGTTCCTCACTCAGCTCTAGGGGGTGATATATCAAAGCAGGACTCGATCCGGCAAAAGATCTACGCTTGGCGTTACTTATTCACAATAGTGGGGCTTCTCAGCGGCATTGCCATACCCGGCTTGCTGCTCGAACAAGATCAAAGAGTTCAAAGTTACCAAGCAGCAGCAGTGATCATAGGTTCGATCATCTTACTGGGAACTCTGATCTGCTCATGGTTCTTCCGCGACCCAAAGCTACAAGGCCAGCCTCAAACCCCACAGCGTGGGATCGCTCAGTTTCTAAAACTTCGCAGTAACCATGCTTTTCTTATTCTTGTTGTTGCCTACCTTGCTGCCACCATAGGCCAGGCTATCAATAGTGCTACCGCACTCTACTACTATCGCTACCGTTTGCAACTTGAAGAGTCCCAAACTCAGGGAGTCCTCATTGTTTTCACTTTAGTGATCTCACTATCCATAGTTATTTGGCAAAAATTGGCCGAGCGTTACGATCTTCGCTACTTACTATTTGGCTCCATCTTCAGTCTTGGCTTAATTGGTAGCATTGTTTACCCAATGTTTCCCGTTAGTGAGGTGTGGCCAGCGTATTCCATGGCGGTGGTGGGAGGTATTCTTGTTGGTTCGATTTTTCTAATGGATGTGGCTCTAGCAAACGTCGTTGACGCTGGTGATGAACCAGACAGCTATGGTCGCTACTTCGGTTTCTGGAAGCTATCAGCCAAAGTTTCTCGGGCTCTAGCCATAGGCTTGGCTGGACTCTTACTCGAAGCTATTGGTTTCGAATCTGGTACCAAACCAGATGCCGAAACCCGATCGTATCTGGGGTTCATATTCGGCCCCGGAGTTGGGGTATTTTTCATGCTTGGAGCGGCACTGATGCTAAAATTTCCCTCAACGAAAGAAGCAAACAAAGTAGGAAAGGGCTCCTAG